In Paenibacillus sonchi, a single genomic region encodes these proteins:
- the cdd gene encoding cytidine deaminase, producing MESALLLQEAIKARANAYIPYSRFGVGAALLDQDGHVHHGCNVENAAFGPTNCAERTALFRAIADGHKAGTFKAIAVIADTDGPVSPCGVCRQVMVELCAPDMKVILGNLRGDIQETTVRDLLPGAFGPTDLEQGQAPE from the coding sequence ATGGAATCTGCTCTTCTTTTACAGGAAGCGATCAAAGCACGGGCCAATGCCTACATTCCCTATTCCCGTTTTGGTGTCGGGGCAGCCTTGCTGGACCAGGACGGCCATGTTCATCATGGCTGCAATGTCGAAAATGCCGCCTTCGGTCCGACGAATTGTGCAGAGCGGACCGCGCTTTTCCGCGCCATCGCCGACGGCCATAAGGCTGGAACGTTCAAGGCGATTGCGGTGATTGCCGATACGGACGGTCCGGTGTCTCCTTGCGGCGTGTGCCGCCAAGTCATGGTCGAGCTGTGCGCACCGGATATGAAGGTCATTCTCGGCAACCTGAGAGGCGATATTCAGGAGACTACCGTGCGGGATTTGCTCCCCGGCGCGTTTGGCCCCACTGATCTGGAACAGGGGCAGGCTCCCGAGTAA
- the yqfC gene encoding sporulation protein YqfC — protein sequence MTRIGRRLRGWTNGVLDLPQDVLQELPRITLIGNKELYIENHRGVLHFSSEQLRLALVNGSLEISGEGLVIRNILGQELAVEGIIGEIRYKGSEENS from the coding sequence ATGACCCGTATTGGCCGCAGGCTGCGGGGATGGACAAACGGGGTACTGGATCTTCCGCAGGATGTGCTGCAGGAGCTGCCCCGAATCACCCTGATCGGCAATAAAGAACTGTATATTGAGAACCACCGCGGCGTGCTGCATTTTTCTTCCGAGCAGCTGAGGCTTGCGTTAGTAAACGGCTCGCTGGAAATCTCCGGCGAGGGGCTTGTGATCCGGAATATTCTGGGCCAGGAGCTGGCAGTAGAGGGGATTATCGGGGAGATCAGATATAAGGGAAGCGAGGAGAACTCATGA
- the era gene encoding GTPase Era, giving the protein MKFKSGFVAIIGRPNVGKSTLMNQVIGQKIAIMSDKPQTTRNKIHGVYTANNSQIVFLDTPGIHKRQSKLGDYMNQTAMSTLHEVEAVLFLVDASEGMGGGDRYIAEQLKDVKTPVILVMNKIDKIEPEALLPLITEYNKLHEFAEIVPISAKLGSNVNTLLDQVVKYLPEGPQYYPEDQITDHPEQFVCAELIREKILHLTREEVPHSIAVAIEDMRVESNGVVHVSAVIFVERDSQKGIIIGKQGAMLKEVGRRARTDIENLLGSKIFLELWVKVKKDWRNQERVLRDLGFHKDL; this is encoded by the coding sequence ATGAAATTCAAATCAGGGTTTGTCGCCATTATCGGCAGACCGAACGTAGGCAAATCTACACTTATGAACCAGGTGATCGGACAGAAGATCGCCATCATGTCGGACAAGCCGCAGACCACCAGAAATAAAATCCACGGGGTATACACGGCGAACAATTCGCAGATTGTATTCCTGGACACACCGGGTATCCATAAAAGACAGTCCAAGCTGGGCGATTACATGAATCAGACGGCGATGAGCACATTGCATGAGGTGGAAGCCGTACTGTTCCTGGTGGATGCTTCTGAGGGCATGGGCGGAGGTGACCGCTATATTGCCGAGCAGCTCAAGGACGTCAAAACGCCGGTCATCCTCGTAATGAACAAGATTGACAAAATCGAGCCGGAAGCCCTGCTTCCGCTGATTACCGAATACAATAAGCTGCATGAGTTCGCCGAAATCGTACCGATTTCCGCCAAGCTCGGCAGCAACGTAAATACACTGCTGGATCAGGTAGTGAAATACCTGCCCGAAGGCCCGCAGTATTATCCTGAAGATCAGATTACCGACCATCCGGAGCAGTTCGTCTGTGCAGAGCTGATCCGCGAGAAAATCCTGCATTTGACCCGCGAGGAGGTGCCGCATTCCATTGCGGTAGCCATCGAGGACATGCGCGTCGAATCCAATGGGGTTGTGCATGTGTCGGCCGTTATTTTTGTCGAGCGCGATTCCCAGAAGGGGATTATTATCGGCAAGCAGGGGGCGATGCTGAAGGAAGTCGGCAGACGGGCCCGTACCGATATCGAGAACCTGCTGGGCTCGAAGATTTTTCTGGAGCTGTGGGTAAAAGTGAAAAAAGACTGGCGCAATCAGGAACGCGTTCTGCGTGATTTGGGCTTCCACAAAGACCTTTAA
- the yqfD gene encoding sporulation protein YqfD: protein MKQPPLASLRGFVTLHVTGPQVEKFINAVTEADIVIWDVRPAGDGASLNLLLDDFFALRPLLKKTGCRTRVTARNGLPFNAAKLWKRKFFAAGLLLFGIGLVLLSSMIWTVKIEGNDRIASEDILQAARHEGVYPFQWIWRMDDPDKLSKKLTSTLPGVSWVGVQRTGTSVKIHIVESDQPENKPLLSKRHLISRTDAVVTEIYAEQGRPVVTRNTRVKKGQILISGAIGDEENMEYVVAKGEVKGLVWHEYNIEVPLNRTRSSYTGERKDRTYLVLGKWAVQLWGYGKADFAESRTLTEHDPLTWRSFQLPLGLLTEKEMEVLDTAETLTPEAAREEGITQAKNDILARYGTDSAIKSQKILHEKKENGKVYMKVLFEVEERITQELPIVNN, encoded by the coding sequence ATGAAGCAGCCGCCTTTGGCATCACTGCGGGGGTTCGTTACACTGCATGTGACGGGACCGCAGGTGGAAAAGTTTATCAATGCTGTTACTGAAGCGGACATCGTCATCTGGGATGTGAGGCCTGCCGGGGACGGCGCTTCCCTGAACCTGCTGCTGGATGACTTTTTTGCCCTTCGGCCGCTTTTGAAAAAGACAGGCTGCCGCACCCGCGTCACGGCCAGAAACGGGCTGCCCTTTAATGCGGCCAAGCTGTGGAAACGGAAGTTTTTTGCTGCGGGATTGCTGTTGTTCGGCATTGGCCTGGTGCTGCTGTCTTCAATGATATGGACTGTCAAGATTGAAGGGAATGACCGGATTGCCTCCGAGGATATTCTGCAGGCTGCACGCCATGAGGGGGTATATCCTTTCCAGTGGATTTGGCGCATGGATGATCCGGACAAGCTCTCCAAAAAGCTGACCTCAACGCTTCCGGGTGTCTCCTGGGTGGGGGTGCAGCGGACGGGGACGAGCGTTAAAATTCATATTGTTGAATCCGACCAGCCGGAGAACAAGCCGCTGCTCAGCAAACGCCACCTGATCAGCAGGACGGATGCGGTGGTGACCGAAATCTACGCGGAGCAGGGCAGGCCGGTGGTAACCCGCAATACCCGGGTCAAAAAAGGGCAGATCCTGATCTCCGGTGCGATTGGGGATGAAGAAAATATGGAATATGTCGTTGCCAAAGGCGAGGTGAAAGGCCTGGTCTGGCATGAATACAATATTGAAGTGCCGTTGAACCGGACGAGAAGCTCATATACAGGAGAGCGGAAGGACCGCACCTATCTGGTGCTGGGCAAATGGGCGGTCCAGTTATGGGGTTACGGTAAAGCAGACTTTGCGGAATCGCGTACACTTACGGAGCATGATCCGCTGACCTGGCGTTCTTTTCAGCTGCCGCTGGGGCTGCTGACCGAGAAGGAAATGGAGGTCCTGGATACTGCCGAAACATTGACGCCCGAGGCTGCACGCGAGGAAGGGATTACGCAGGCGAAGAATGATATTTTGGCCCGTTACGGCACAGACAGCGCCATTAAAAGTCAAAAAATTTTGCATGAGAAGAAAGAGAATGGTAAAGTTTATATGAAAGTGCTCTTTGAAGTGGAAGAGAGAATTACGCAAGAACTTCCAATAGTAAACAACTGA
- a CDS encoding PhoH family protein, whose translation MSEQTASIRISLQNAGEAQSLFGPQDGFLKIIESEIPAVIDSREAEITIRGAEREVDMLGQLFGVLLSLIRSGYILSERDIQYAVELAKDFRADQLLDLFKGEITTTFRGKPIRVKTIGQKHYVTTIKKRDIVFGIGPAGTGKTYLAVVLAVTALKEGSVKRIVLTRPAVEAGESLGFLPGDLQEKVDPYLRPLYDALYDVMGPDQVAKALERGLIEIAPLAYMRGRTLDDSFIILDEAQNTTPEQMKMFLTRLGFGSKMVITGDVTQIDLPRGKKSGLIEAKTILSGIDELGFVYFAEQDVVRHSLVQKIIVAYERSAENLE comes from the coding sequence TTGTCAGAACAGACTGCAAGCATTCGTATATCTTTGCAAAATGCGGGAGAAGCGCAATCCCTGTTCGGCCCGCAGGATGGTTTTCTAAAAATAATCGAAAGTGAGATTCCGGCCGTAATCGACTCGCGTGAAGCTGAAATTACGATTCGCGGTGCGGAGCGGGAAGTGGACATGCTGGGGCAGCTCTTTGGTGTGCTGCTCTCCCTGATCCGCAGCGGCTATATACTCAGTGAGCGGGATATTCAGTATGCGGTGGAGCTGGCAAAGGATTTCCGGGCCGATCAGCTGCTTGATTTGTTCAAGGGTGAAATCACGACGACCTTCCGCGGCAAGCCCATCCGGGTCAAAACAATCGGCCAGAAGCATTATGTGACTACGATCAAAAAGCGGGACATCGTCTTCGGCATCGGGCCTGCCGGTACCGGCAAAACCTATCTTGCAGTGGTGCTGGCCGTTACGGCGCTGAAGGAAGGGTCCGTGAAACGAATCGTGCTTACGCGTCCGGCAGTGGAGGCGGGAGAGAGCCTGGGCTTCCTTCCAGGGGATCTGCAGGAAAAGGTAGATCCATATCTCCGTCCGCTCTACGACGCTTTATACGACGTTATGGGCCCCGATCAGGTCGCCAAAGCGCTGGAGCGCGGGCTGATTGAGATTGCTCCGCTTGCATACATGCGCGGGCGCACGCTGGATGATTCTTTTATCATTCTCGATGAGGCCCAGAATACGACTCCGGAACAAATGAAAATGTTTCTGACCCGCCTAGGGTTCGGCTCCAAGATGGTGATTACGGGGGATGTGACCCAAATCGACCTGCCCCGCGGCAAAAAATCGGGATTGATTGAAGCCAAAACGATTTTATCCGGCATTGATGAGCTGGGCTTTGTCTATTTTGCAGAACAGGATGTAGTCCGGCATTCCCTGGTGCAGAAAATTATCGTCGCCTATGAACGCTCTGCCGAAAACCTCGAATAA
- the floA gene encoding flotillin-like protein FloA (flotillin-like protein involved in membrane lipid rafts) has product MIEASTITILLIAVVVIIVLSVFFSFFPVMLWVSAWAAGVRISIITLVAMRLRRVTPSRIVNPLIKATKAGLGVNINQLESHYLAGGNVDRVVNALIAAQRADIPLEFTRAAAIDLAGRDVLLAVQMSVNPRVIETPIVAAVAKNGIEVKVKARVTVRANIDRLVGGAGEETIIARVGEGIVTTVGSSSTHKDVLENPDSISRTVLSKGLDSGTAFEILSIDIADVDVGKNIGAYLQTEQAEADKRIAQAKAEERRAMAVAHEQEMKARVVEMKALVVESESQVPLAMAEALRSGKLGVMDYMNLKNIEADTQMRGSLGKLNDGDDSSRPTNK; this is encoded by the coding sequence ATGATTGAAGCGTCAACAATTACTATTTTGCTGATCGCGGTTGTTGTGATTATCGTGCTGAGTGTGTTTTTCAGTTTTTTCCCGGTCATGCTGTGGGTTTCAGCTTGGGCTGCAGGTGTAAGAATCAGTATTATAACCCTGGTAGCGATGAGACTGCGGCGGGTTACGCCAAGCCGGATCGTCAATCCGCTGATCAAGGCCACCAAGGCGGGGCTGGGTGTGAACATCAATCAGCTTGAGAGCCATTATCTGGCGGGCGGGAACGTCGACCGGGTCGTCAATGCGCTGATCGCTGCGCAGCGTGCCGATATTCCCCTGGAGTTCACGCGGGCGGCTGCGATTGATCTGGCCGGACGCGATGTGCTGCTGGCTGTGCAGATGAGTGTTAATCCACGGGTCATTGAGACGCCGATTGTAGCCGCTGTTGCCAAAAACGGCATCGAGGTCAAGGTGAAGGCGAGAGTGACTGTACGGGCCAATATCGACCGTCTCGTCGGCGGTGCCGGTGAAGAAACGATTATCGCCCGTGTCGGCGAAGGGATTGTAACAACCGTAGGTTCGAGCAGCACCCATAAAGACGTGCTGGAGAATCCCGATTCTATCTCGCGGACCGTTTTGTCCAAAGGGCTTGATTCCGGAACCGCTTTTGAGATTCTTTCCATCGATATAGCTGACGTTGATGTGGGCAAGAATATCGGTGCTTACCTGCAAACGGAACAGGCTGAGGCAGACAAACGCATTGCCCAGGCCAAAGCTGAAGAGCGCAGAGCGATGGCGGTCGCGCATGAACAGGAAATGAAGGCCCGCGTCGTTGAGATGAAGGCGCTTGTCGTCGAGTCCGAATCTCAGGTGCCGCTGGCTATGGCGGAAGCGCTGCGCTCCGGCAAGCTTGGGGTCATGGATTACATGAACCTCAAAAATATTGAAGCCGACACCCAAATGCGCGGTTCGCTCGGCAAACTAAATGATGGTGACGACAGCAGCCGTCCAACCAATAAATAA
- a CDS encoding YqzL family protein — MRDFSWKYFAMTGDVDAYLLYKQAADPLEGSLELPAEEEKVLDEEAQ; from the coding sequence ATGCGAGACTTTTCGTGGAAGTATTTTGCAATGACTGGGGATGTCGATGCATATCTGCTGTACAAACAAGCTGCAGATCCGCTTGAGGGCAGCCTGGAGCTGCCTGCGGAGGAAGAGAAGGTCCTGGATGAAGAAGCGCAATAA
- the ybeY gene encoding rRNA maturation RNase YbeY translates to MSLAIVWNNEQEEHPISDELITLLESILQKAGEAEGIDEGEVDLTFVNNERIHELNLEYRGIDRPTDVLSFAMNETGEDEPEIIYALEEDEEGEDVPYVLGDIIISVTRAQEQALEYGHSLERELGFLFVHGFLHLLGYDHQDAVSEAEMMSKQEKVLAQVGLTR, encoded by the coding sequence ATGAGCCTTGCAATCGTCTGGAATAACGAACAGGAAGAACACCCAATAAGCGATGAGCTGATTACTCTGCTGGAGAGTATTTTGCAAAAGGCCGGCGAAGCGGAAGGGATTGACGAAGGCGAAGTGGATCTTACTTTTGTCAATAACGAACGCATTCATGAATTGAATCTGGAATACCGGGGGATTGACCGTCCGACGGATGTGCTTTCCTTTGCCATGAACGAAACCGGGGAAGACGAGCCTGAAATTATATATGCTCTTGAAGAAGATGAAGAAGGAGAGGATGTTCCTTATGTATTGGGCGACATCATTATCTCCGTAACCCGGGCGCAGGAGCAGGCGCTGGAATATGGCCATTCGCTGGAACGGGAACTGGGCTTCCTGTTCGTCCACGGTTTCCTGCATCTGCTGGGCTATGATCATCAGGATGCGGTTTCGGAAGCCGAAATGATGTCCAAACAGGAAAAGGTGCTGGCTCAGGTTGGGTTGACACGCTAA
- the rpsU gene encoding 30S ribosomal protein S21, producing MSETKVRKNETIDAALRRFKRSIAKDGVLAEVKKRKHYEKPSVKRKKKSEAARKRKF from the coding sequence GTGTCTGAAACGAAAGTTCGCAAAAACGAGACAATTGATGCTGCACTTCGTCGCTTTAAACGTTCCATTGCTAAGGATGGTGTCTTGGCTGAGGTGAAGAAACGCAAGCATTATGAAAAGCCAAGCGTAAAGCGCAAGAAGAAGTCTGAGGCTGCTCGTAAGAGAAAGTTTTAG
- a CDS encoding GatB/YqeY domain-containing protein: MNLSERLNEDMKQAMKSKDKFTLSTIRMVRSTIKYLEIDLKRTLDDNEVLDILSREIKQRKDALQEFESAGRDELAASTKAEIEIIMKYLPDQLSEEEIKVIVQQTIQETGASSKSEMGKVMSALMPKVKGRADGKLVNQAVLQFLQ; encoded by the coding sequence ATGAATCTTAGCGAACGATTGAACGAAGATATGAAGCAAGCGATGAAGAGTAAGGACAAGTTCACACTCTCCACGATTCGAATGGTTCGTTCTACAATAAAGTATCTTGAAATAGATTTGAAGAGAACATTAGACGACAACGAAGTGCTTGATATCCTTAGTCGTGAAATCAAACAGCGCAAAGATGCCCTCCAAGAATTTGAATCAGCGGGTCGCGACGAGCTTGCCGCGAGTACGAAGGCAGAAATCGAGATTATCATGAAATACCTTCCAGATCAGCTTTCCGAAGAAGAAATTAAAGTAATTGTACAGCAGACCATCCAGGAAACCGGTGCTTCTTCGAAAAGTGAAATGGGTAAGGTGATGAGCGCACTGATGCCTAAGGTCAAAGGTCGCGCCGATGGTAAACTCGTGAACCAGGCGGTTCTGCAATTTCTGCAATAA
- a CDS encoding NfeD family protein, protein MPMAGRVSADNTAPRAPGTGPAEPKSGPVFIIPVDQEIERGLQSFLARGFQEAANYGAVLILLEIDTPGGLVSSAEQIGMMVRDSTIPTAAFINGDAASAGSYIALNAGSIIMKPGSMIGAASLVDGKGGSVDDAKLVSYWKAKMVGAAELNGRDPEIAAGMMDKNIVVNKPELGVNKAQGQIIALSSDEALKAGYADSIASTPEEAITSLGYSTDDIFRVEHTGAEKMSHFLTNPIVMTILLFVGIAGIVIEMLVPGFGVPGILGTLAFALYFFGNYVAGFAGSETWLLFILGLVMLVLELFVPSFGILGLLGSVFLVAGVVRAAYNYTHALFSLGIAFAAAAVVIAIVAVTFKERGIWNRFILQDSLTKEQGFVPVLEKLSLVGASGISITPLRPAGTASLNGERVDVVTEGSFIAAGASISVIKVEGGRVVVKETAE, encoded by the coding sequence ATGCCTATGGCGGGGAGGGTCAGCGCCGATAACACTGCACCCCGCGCACCGGGAACGGGTCCGGCAGAACCTAAGAGCGGTCCGGTATTTATCATACCGGTTGATCAGGAGATCGAGCGGGGGCTGCAGAGCTTTCTTGCGCGCGGGTTTCAGGAGGCGGCGAACTACGGAGCTGTTCTGATTCTGCTGGAAATTGATACTCCAGGTGGGCTTGTGAGTTCGGCCGAGCAGATCGGCATGATGGTGCGAGACAGTACAATTCCGACGGCTGCCTTCATTAACGGCGATGCGGCTTCAGCAGGCAGTTACATAGCGCTGAATGCGGGCAGCATCATCATGAAGCCGGGCAGCATGATCGGCGCGGCTTCCCTGGTGGACGGCAAAGGCGGCAGTGTGGACGATGCCAAGCTGGTATCCTACTGGAAAGCAAAAATGGTCGGTGCCGCTGAGCTGAACGGGCGTGACCCGGAAATAGCCGCCGGAATGATGGATAAAAATATTGTGGTGAACAAGCCTGAGCTTGGTGTGAACAAGGCACAGGGCCAGATTATCGCACTTAGCAGCGATGAAGCGCTCAAAGCCGGTTACGCAGACAGCATCGCCAGTACACCTGAGGAGGCCATCACCTCGCTGGGCTATTCCACAGACGACATTTTTCGAGTAGAGCACACGGGTGCGGAAAAAATGTCGCATTTTCTGACAAATCCGATTGTGATGACGATTCTGCTCTTCGTCGGTATAGCGGGAATTGTCATCGAAATGCTGGTGCCGGGCTTCGGTGTTCCTGGGATCCTTGGCACATTGGCTTTTGCGCTGTATTTCTTCGGCAACTATGTGGCAGGGTTTGCCGGTTCCGAAACCTGGCTGCTGTTCATTCTGGGACTTGTCATGCTGGTTCTGGAGCTGTTTGTCCCGAGCTTTGGCATACTTGGACTGCTTGGTTCAGTATTCCTTGTTGCAGGCGTGGTAAGGGCTGCTTACAACTATACGCATGCATTATTCAGCCTGGGCATTGCTTTTGCCGCAGCGGCAGTGGTCATTGCAATAGTAGCCGTCACTTTTAAGGAGCGGGGGATCTGGAACAGGTTTATTTTACAGGACAGTCTCACTAAGGAGCAGGGATTCGTTCCTGTGCTGGAGAAGCTAAGTCTGGTCGGAGCCTCAGGCATCAGCATCACACCGCTCCGCCCGGCCGGCACAGCCAGTCTGAATGGTGAGCGGGTAGATGTGGTTACTGAGGGCTCTTTTATTGCCGCAGGAGCTTCGATTTCCGTGATCAAAGTCGAAGGCGGACGTGTGGTCGTGAAGGAAACTGCAGAGTAG
- the recO gene encoding DNA repair protein RecO: MLYRVEGIVIRSMDYGEGNAIITLCTENAGKVGVLVRGAKKVKSRHAALIQLFTTGEYVFFRNNGGLGTLNAGEITKSHHPLREDLVKAAYASYACELLDRVLHDEETGSFWFRQLTACLNALEEDKEPGIIINVFEMKILQAAGYGPQLDNCIVCGLDKPDEELRVSPRLGGVLCRSCRHNDPPAMEISPRALKLLRLFAALDLTRLGNVNVKEGTRAELKKIMRALMDHQLGLKLKSQNFLDQLDKYDI, translated from the coding sequence ATGCTATACAGGGTGGAAGGGATCGTCATCCGCAGCATGGACTACGGCGAGGGGAACGCGATTATTACGCTTTGCACCGAAAACGCCGGCAAAGTAGGTGTCCTCGTACGCGGGGCCAAAAAGGTTAAAAGCCGCCATGCTGCCCTGATCCAGCTGTTCACTACCGGGGAATATGTGTTTTTCCGCAACAATGGGGGGCTCGGAACACTGAATGCCGGTGAAATTACGAAGTCCCACCATCCGCTGCGGGAGGATCTGGTCAAAGCCGCTTATGCTTCATACGCCTGCGAGCTGCTTGACCGTGTGCTTCATGATGAGGAGACCGGCAGTTTTTGGTTCCGCCAGCTCACAGCCTGTCTCAATGCGCTAGAGGAAGACAAGGAGCCCGGCATCATTATAAATGTCTTTGAGATGAAAATTCTGCAGGCGGCAGGGTACGGACCGCAGCTGGACAACTGCATTGTTTGCGGTCTGGACAAGCCGGATGAGGAACTGCGGGTAAGTCCCCGCCTCGGGGGCGTGCTCTGCCGCAGCTGCAGGCATAATGATCCTCCTGCAATGGAGATTTCTCCCCGCGCACTCAAGCTGCTGCGCTTGTTCGCTGCGCTTGATCTCACACGGCTTGGCAATGTGAACGTGAAGGAAGGCACCCGTGCTGAACTCAAAAAGATCATGCGGGCCCTTATGGACCATCAGCTGGGGCTGAAGCTGAAATCGCAGAATTTTCTCGACCAGCTTGATAAATACGATATTTGA
- a CDS encoding HD family phosphohydrolase, which yields MASKQPSKLSGFVYNSNGWKYSAVTRYALFLLLGLVFYFSLSSDLVPKKYDIKEGTHSAKEITAPKQILDTKAKLKAQEEAAENVTNRYAIIPMRADTLVTSLLDRIDRLNQDDLISQSDKTAIYREEIPQRASDFILNFVASSRNAGTYSDTLLDEMQSVIKDQTYVIPEETYIKIPRLTSQDIIEMKPVARDIVTKLMNDQITDAQSARAKVAEQVSVSSLSQRTAREVVQELVRLVITSNKFYDEEATKEAKVQARENTPDVFIEQGDVLVAKGELITPELYTLLDDNGLLSNEVNYWPQFGLLIFSALLSFGLFTFIRYSGGASGFKYNNSQLLMLVLVFVITIITVKLAAFLQTDARAYVGFLAPVAIGAMLITMLLDMTLAYFCSILFSILASIMLNVQQNTIFDFTFGFFALIVSYVAIFATHRAGQRSTLLKGGIMISLIGSVTVFMLNVLAGGVWNQTQALYAIGFSFASGLLTAVLVIGLMPFFEATFGILSALKLVELSNPNHPLLRKLLTETPGTYHHSVMVGNLSEAAAEAIGADGLLCRVGSYYHDIGKTKRPFYFIENQNNMENPHDSIEPMLSKSIIVAHARDGVEMLKEYKLPKPIRDIAEQHHGTTFLHYFYHKALKLAEEKGVEPDFTEEDFRYPGPKAQSKESAVVGIADSVEAAVRSLRKPTVVQVETMIEKIIKSRLDDHQFDECDLTIKELDIIARTLKETVMGIFHSRIEYPEDVKKPKKEEGAVTT from the coding sequence ATGGCCTCAAAGCAACCATCGAAATTAAGCGGATTTGTATACAATAGCAACGGGTGGAAGTATAGCGCGGTGACGCGCTATGCTCTTTTCCTGTTATTGGGGCTTGTTTTCTACTTCAGCCTGTCCTCAGACCTGGTACCCAAGAAGTATGACATCAAAGAGGGAACCCACAGCGCCAAGGAAATCACTGCCCCCAAGCAAATCCTTGACACCAAAGCCAAGCTAAAAGCCCAGGAAGAAGCGGCTGAGAATGTGACCAACCGCTATGCGATTATTCCAATGAGAGCAGACACTCTTGTGACTTCTCTGCTGGACCGGATCGACCGCCTTAATCAGGATGACCTGATCTCGCAAAGTGACAAAACGGCGATTTACCGTGAGGAGATCCCGCAGCGGGCCAGTGATTTTATTCTGAATTTTGTAGCCTCCAGCCGGAATGCAGGCACCTATTCCGATACGCTGCTGGATGAGATGCAGTCGGTGATCAAGGATCAGACTTATGTTATTCCGGAAGAGACTTATATCAAAATTCCGCGTCTGACCTCGCAGGACATTATCGAGATGAAGCCGGTGGCCCGGGATATTGTCACCAAGCTGATGAACGACCAGATTACCGATGCCCAGTCCGCGCGCGCCAAGGTGGCCGAGCAGGTGAGCGTCAGTTCGCTGAGCCAGCGTACGGCCCGTGAGGTGGTGCAGGAACTGGTACGGCTGGTGATTACGAGCAACAAGTTCTACGACGAGGAAGCAACCAAGGAAGCGAAAGTGCAGGCCCGCGAAAATACACCCGATGTGTTCATTGAGCAGGGGGATGTGCTTGTCGCAAAAGGGGAGCTGATCACTCCTGAGCTGTATACCCTTCTGGATGACAACGGACTGCTGAGCAACGAAGTCAACTACTGGCCGCAGTTCGGCCTGCTGATTTTCTCTGCTTTGTTATCTTTTGGCCTGTTTACATTCATCCGGTATTCAGGCGGAGCTTCCGGCTTCAAGTATAATAACTCCCAGCTGCTTATGCTGGTGCTGGTATTTGTAATTACGATTATTACGGTTAAGCTCGCTGCGTTTCTGCAGACGGATGCACGCGCATACGTCGGTTTCCTGGCGCCGGTAGCGATTGGCGCGATGCTGATCACCATGCTGCTGGATATGACGCTGGCCTACTTCTGTTCCATTTTATTCAGCATTCTTGCCAGTATTATGCTCAATGTGCAGCAGAACACGATCTTTGACTTCACCTTCGGTTTCTTTGCGCTTATCGTTAGCTATGTCGCCATTTTTGCCACTCACCGTGCAGGGCAGCGCTCCACGCTCCTGAAAGGCGGGATCATGATATCCCTGATTGGAAGTGTGACTGTATTTATGCTTAATGTGCTGGCCGGAGGTGTCTGGAACCAGACGCAGGCTTTATATGCGATTGGCTTCTCTTTTGCCAGCGGTCTGCTGACTGCAGTGCTGGTTATCGGCCTGATGCCTTTCTTCGAGGCTACCTTCGGTATCTTATCGGCGCTGAAGCTGGTGGAGCTGTCGAATCCGAACCATCCCCTGCTGCGCAAGCTGCTTACGGAAACGCCGGGAACCTATCATCACAGCGTGATGGTCGGGAACCTGTCGGAAGCGGCGGCGGAGGCGATTGGCGCAGATGGATTGCTCTGCCGGGTAGGCTCTTATTATCACGATATCGGCAAGACCAAGCGGCCGTTTTATTTCATAGAGAACCAGAACAATATGGAGAATCCGCATGATTCGATTGAGCCGATGCTCAGTAAGTCGATCATTGTGGCGCATGCCCGGGACGGGGTGGAAATGCTGAAGGAGTACAAGCTGCCGAAGCCGATCCGGGATATTGCCGAACAGCATCACGGCACGACATTCCTGCATTATTTTTATCATAAAGCACTGAAGCTGGCTGAGGAAAAAGGTGTGGAGCCCGATTTCACCGAAGAGGACTTCAGATATCCGGGACCAAAAGCCCAGTCCAAGGAATCGGCCGTAGTCGGAATCGCCGACAGTGTGGAAGCAGCCGTCCGTTCGCTCCGCAAGCCTACAGTTGTACAGGTGGAGACGATGATTGAGAAAATCATCAAGAGCCGTCTGGATGATCACCAGTTCGATGAATGCGATCTGACGATCAAGGAGCTGGATATCATAGCGCGGACGCTGAAAGAAACGGTAATGGGGATTTTTCATTCACGGATCGAATATCCCGAGGATGTGAAAAAACCGAAAAAAGAGGAAGGGGCCGTAACAACATGA